In Thunnus maccoyii chromosome 3, fThuMac1.1, whole genome shotgun sequence, the following proteins share a genomic window:
- the zgc:109913 gene encoding regulator of G-protein signaling 9-binding protein has product MSRWRRSVDELAARRRQQSECERAQEALSKVTSCFQQLAVSLGSSADCSFLRDEMDETRALAHRICSGLSRRLVRLLADCDSAPSGVEDRQMSERLWVLFLSALENFLSDLRKTSDVIGQFPLTQRYDRHSLVNTGCIDGVVGVAARVASVQVPWLTLEEELSPDLTNHIAGLEAMLSEMQLRVPVAFWSVEATQPAWAEAHGELAELDDSLEDLMEVEVVSNSKMAACCPPPCCGLSCVG; this is encoded by the exons ATGAGTCGGTGGCGGCGTTCAGTGGATGAACTGGCGGCACGGCGGCGACAGCAGAGTGAGTGTGAGCGCGCCCAGGAAGCTCTCAGCAAGgttacttcctgttttcagcAGCTGGCGGTGTCACTCGGCAGCTCGGCTGACTGCAGCTTCCTGCGAGATGAGATGGATGAGACGAGAGCGCTCGCACATCGAATCTGCAGCG gtctgTCCCGGCGTCTGGTGCGTCTACTGGCAGACTGTGACTCCGCCCCCTCAGGTGTGGAGGATAGACAGATGTCGGAGCGGTTGTGGGttctcttcctgtctgcatTAGAAAACTTCCTGTCTGACCTCCGTAAGACCAGCGATGTGATTGGACAGTTCCCTCTGACTCAGCGCTACGACAGACATTCACTTGTCAACACAG GATGTATTGATGGCGTGGTGGGCGTGGCAGCTCGGGTGGCTTCAGTCCAGGTGCCTTGGCTCACCTTAGAGGAGGAGTTGAGCCCTGATCTGACCAATCACATTGCAGGACTGGAGGCCATGCTGAGCGAGATGCAGCTGAGG GTTCCGGTGGCGTTCTGGTCAGTGGAGGCGACGCAGCCGGCGTGGGCAGAAGCTCACGGCGAGCTGGCCGAGCTGGACGACAGTCTGGAGGACCTGATGGAGGTTGAGGTTGTTTCCAACAGCAAGATGGCCGCCTGCTGTCCGCCGCCGTGCTGTGGACTCAGCTGTGTTGGGTAG
- the ube2c gene encoding ubiquitin-conjugating enzyme E2 C, with translation MASQNMDPAAAAASSTAALKGSESGGSSARGSVSKRLQQELMTLMMSGDKGISAFPESDNLFKWIGTIDGAQGTVYEGLRYRLSLEFPAGYPYQAPRVKFVSPCFHPNVDEQGFICLDILKDKWSALYDVRSILLSIQSLLGEPNNESPLNTTAAELWADQEAFRAHLHSTFQK, from the exons ATGGCCTCTCAGAACATGGaccctgcagcagcagcagcttcctcCACCGCAGCTCTGAAAGGCAGCGAGAGCGGCGGCAGCTCAGCCCGAGGCTCCGTCTCCAAACG GCTGCAGCAGGAGCTGATGACCCTGATG ATGTCAGGTGATAAGGGGATCTCAGCGTTTCCAGAATCAGATAATCTCTTTAAATGGATCGGAACCATCGATGGAGCTCAGGGGACG gtgtacGAGGGGCTCAGGTACCGGCTGTCTCTGGAGTTCCCGGCCGGTTATCCCTATCAGGCTCCTCGTGTGAAGTTCGTGTCTCCGTGTTTTCATCCCAACGTGGACGAGCAGGGATTCATCTGTCTGGACATCCTGAAGGACAAATGGTCGGCGCTCTACGACGTCCGCTCCATCCTGCTGTCCATCCAGAGCCTGCTGGGAG AGCCGAACAACGAGAGTCCTCTGAACACGACGGCTGCGGAGCTGTGGGCCGATCAGGAAG CCTTCAGAGCTCATCTACACTCGACGTTCCAGAAGTGA